A single window of Echinimonas agarilytica DNA harbors:
- a CDS encoding methyl-accepting chemotaxis protein — translation MLNFLSQMRISTRVIVLVIIPSLAICWLSFERYQQASQTEAQIKEMTVMMGFLKRASSLLAVWQDEQDVTLAYTAGDGNVSQYKAKLSAPRSQVDRSFRELVDYTERHQGELLRHGKVKSAYQSLQDKFAQLDQIRAATDQKNERLPNGTYSSGYFAYVSREVLRSIHEITAMATRIDDKLSQHAFAYYTLLSIREQGSFERGMTLRALGGGKKINYIRYGRIRSAQDMQRIAGRDFRQLASPNLNQFFNETVDKLPDMKRINVIRNAIIKSNGVKPDISPEEWYEKSTQYINALQQVDKKIVDEMDQRMVWLSDNAQAAVWFSALSMMALMVLVIVLSTLIINSIIRPLKELVTTLIHASDQLDIRVQLDERGHDELAEVSKAYNKLTCSFTQALNGICNQSDNMNDIAFRVADVMTTSISNSESQNNATDSVSVAVHQMTATIQEVASSAQETSEAVNRAHSMSVDAADNSRISREIMDTLVTELGTTGHVISTLNDESDSIGSVLNVIQGIAEQTNLLALNAAIEAARAGEQGRGFAVVADEVRSLASRTQESTEQIRAQIESLQEGARQATKNMHQLQDKGTEVVDVVTVSEQASDKLREELDHITAMATQIATAAEEQTNVANDINMQVHSIKDDATSMAKHAQDSASAIETLTGNGRLLTDYVTRFQVIAPEASSAS, via the coding sequence ATGTTAAACTTCCTATCTCAAATGCGGATCAGTACCCGTGTCATTGTATTAGTTATAATTCCTTCACTAGCTATTTGCTGGTTGTCGTTTGAGCGTTATCAACAGGCAAGTCAGACCGAAGCTCAAATTAAAGAAATGACTGTCATGATGGGTTTCTTAAAACGAGCATCATCATTGTTGGCCGTGTGGCAAGACGAACAAGATGTCACGCTTGCGTATACAGCGGGTGACGGCAACGTAAGCCAATATAAAGCCAAGCTCAGCGCGCCTCGCAGCCAAGTCGACCGCTCGTTTCGCGAGCTGGTGGACTACACCGAACGTCATCAAGGTGAATTGCTTCGGCATGGCAAGGTGAAGTCGGCATATCAGTCACTACAAGATAAATTTGCTCAACTCGATCAGATTAGAGCTGCCACCGATCAAAAAAATGAACGTTTACCGAATGGTACCTATAGCAGTGGATATTTTGCGTATGTATCGCGCGAGGTGTTGCGTTCTATCCATGAAATTACTGCAATGGCAACGCGCATTGATGACAAGCTGTCGCAACATGCCTTTGCATATTACACACTCCTGAGCATTCGCGAGCAGGGCAGTTTTGAGCGCGGCATGACGCTCAGAGCGCTCGGTGGAGGTAAAAAAATCAATTACATTCGGTATGGCCGAATTCGCTCTGCACAAGATATGCAACGCATCGCAGGGCGAGATTTTAGACAGTTGGCGTCACCAAACCTGAATCAGTTCTTTAATGAAACGGTCGATAAATTACCGGATATGAAGCGAATCAACGTGATTCGAAATGCCATTATCAAATCAAATGGAGTGAAGCCTGATATTTCACCCGAGGAATGGTATGAAAAGTCCACTCAATACATTAATGCGTTGCAACAGGTGGATAAGAAAATTGTTGATGAAATGGATCAACGTATGGTTTGGCTCAGTGACAATGCTCAGGCAGCCGTGTGGTTTTCTGCATTGAGTATGATGGCGTTAATGGTGCTAGTGATCGTGCTTTCGACTCTGATTATTAACTCAATTATCCGCCCGCTCAAAGAGCTAGTAACCACCTTAATCCATGCTTCGGATCAGCTTGATATTCGAGTTCAATTAGATGAGCGTGGGCATGATGAGCTTGCAGAGGTATCGAAGGCATACAACAAATTGACCTGTAGCTTTACTCAAGCATTGAATGGCATTTGTAATCAGTCTGACAACATGAACGACATTGCGTTTCGTGTGGCCGATGTAATGACCACCTCCATTAGCAACTCTGAAAGTCAAAATAATGCAACCGATTCTGTGTCGGTGGCGGTGCACCAAATGACGGCAACAATTCAGGAGGTTGCATCGAGTGCTCAAGAAACATCTGAAGCGGTGAATCGAGCGCATTCAATGTCGGTTGATGCAGCTGATAATTCGCGCATTAGTCGCGAAATTATGGACACTTTGGTGACCGAACTAGGCACAACTGGGCATGTTATCAGTACATTGAATGACGAATCAGATTCTATTGGTTCAGTGTTGAATGTCATTCAAGGCATTGCAGAGCAAACTAATTTACTGGCTCTGAATGCGGCAATTGAAGCAGCCAGAGCGGGCGAGCAGGGTCGAGGTTTTGCGGTGGTGGCCGATGAAGTGAGAAGTCTTGCAAGTCGCACGCAAGAATCGACCGAACAAATTCGGGCCCAAATCGAGTCGTTGCAAGAAGGTGCCCGTCAAGCCACAAAAAATATGCATCAATTGCAGGACAAAGGAACCGAAGTGGTTGACGTAGTGACTGTCAGTGAACAGGCATCAGATAAATTGCGTGAAGAACTCGATCACATTACTGCAATGGCGACTCAAATTGCCACTGCTGCTGAAGAGCAAACTAACGTTGCGAATGACATTAATATGCAGGTTCACTCGATTAAAGACGACGCCACGAGCATGGCTAAGCACGCACAAGATAGTGCGAGCGCGATCGAAACCCTAACCGGAAATGGCCGTTTACTGACCGACTACGTGACACGTTTTCAGGTCATTGCACCAGAAGCATCTTCGGCATCTTAA